A single genomic interval of Helianthus annuus cultivar XRQ/B chromosome 6, HanXRQr2.0-SUNRISE, whole genome shotgun sequence harbors:
- the LOC110898350 gene encoding protein phosphatase 2C 70, translating into MAMQPIMAVVHGIATTHAALLPYLLLLLSTLLLILLLIIFIACKPWRFFSRNLRSQTIKATASSDVDEDVQQPLVSQDLESNITEHSSNSASEDSCHQTDGLHLSSPRTHGPTHKHRLPPTPSQLSHGDTLMFDMSDHSEGVVIGQTLKRPSGELKYDAKDDTSYRSNNNGSSSQSVSRSSAYQRSILNLEVISGPSCGAHYFVQSTDRSKLPLTLGRVSPSDVLVVDSEVSGKHSMINWNLNKLKWELVDMGSLNGTLLNSRAVHHPQTGSRNWGDPVELSSGDVITLGTTSKISVQINKLPFGIGVVSDPMCARRGGKKLPMEDVCYCHWPLSGADQFGLFGICDGHGGVAAASSASKLMPEMVTRILSDTLRREKVFSRCDASDVLREAFSQTEAHLDHLYEGCTATVLLIWADGHDNYFAQCANVGDSSCIANIEGQLVKMSEDHRISSHTERLRMAAAGEPLKDGETRLCGLNLGRMLGDKFLKQQDARFSSEPYISQVVYMNSESRDFAIMASDGFWDVVNTKKAMQIVHQERERNAASSEHSSTERIAEALLGEARSQRTKDNTSIIFLDFDVYDSCKRDDV; encoded by the exons ATGGCGATGCAGCCGATCATGGCGGTGGTTCATGGCATTGCCACCACACACGCCGCTCTACTACCctacctcctcctcctcctctccACGCTCCTCCTCATCCTCCTCCTCATCATTTTCATCGCCTGTAAACCATGGCGATTTTTCTCTCGTAATCTCCGTTCGCAGACCATCAAGGCCACCGCATCCTCCGAT GTTGACGAAGACGTACAACAGCCTCTCGTTTCTCAAGATTTAGAGAGCAACATCACTGAGCATTCTAGCAATTCCGCTTCTGAAGATTCATGTCATCAAACTGATGGGCTGCATCTCAGTTCACCGCGAACCCATGGCCCCACTCATAAACACAGGCTTCCACCCACTCCTTCGCAATTGTCACATG GTGACACCCTTATGTTTGATATGTCTGACCATTCTGAGGGTGTTGTGATTGGTCAAACTTTAAAGCGTCCTTCCGGAGAACTAAAATACGATGCAAAGGATGATACGAGTTACAGATCGAATAATAATGGTAGTTCCAGTCAGTCAGTATCTAGGTCTTCTGCATATCAAA GAAGCATCCTTAATTTGGAGGTTATATCTGGTCCGTCGTGCGGTGCACATTACTTTGTACAATCAACAGACAGGTCTAAGCTCCCGTTGACTCTCGGAAGAGTTTCACCAAGTGATGTATTAGTTGTAGATTCTGAAGTATCGGGAAAGCATAGCATGATTAACTGGAACCTGAAT AAGTTGAAATGGGAGCTGGTTGACATGGGTAGCTTGAACGGAACTCTCTTGAATTCACGCGCAGTTCACCATCCTCAAACCGGTAGTAGAAACTGGGGTGATCCGGTGGAGCTGAGTAGCGGAGACGTAATCACTCTTGGCACAACTTCAAAGATATCC GTTCAAATTAATAAGCTTCCATTTGGAATTGGAGTAGTGTCAGATCCAATGTGTGCGCGTAGAGGTGGTAAGAAACTACCAATGGAAGATGTATGCTATTGCCATTGGCCTTTGTCGGGGGCTGATCAG TTTGGACTGTTTGGCATATGTGACGGGCATGGCGGAGTGGCTGCTGCCTCATCTGCCAGCAA ATTAATGCCTGAGATGGTTACTAGAATCTTATCAGATACGCTTAGAAGAGAGAAGGTTTTTTCACGGTGTGATGCTTCAGATGTTCTTCGAGAAGCGTTCTCTCAAACAGAAGCGCATTTGGACCACTTATATGAG GGTTGTACTGCAACAGTGCTTCTAATATGGGCTGATGGTCATGACAATTACTTTGCTCAATGTGCAAATGTTGGAGATTCAAGCTGTATTGCAAA TATCGAAGGGCAACTCGTTAAGATGTCGGAAGACCATCGCATATCCAGTCACACTGAAAGACTGCGGATGGCAGCAGCTGGAGAACCACTCAAGGACGGGGAAACACGACTATGCG GGTTAAACCTTGGACGAATGCTGGGAGACAAGTTTCTTAAGCAGCAAGATGCGCGATTTAGTTCTGAACCTTACATAAGTCAGGTCGTGTACATGAATTCAGAAAGCCGTGATTTTGCTATAATGGCCAG TGACGGGTTTTGGGACGTGGTTAACACGAAGAAGGCCATGCAAATTGTCCATCAG GAAAGAGAGAGAAATGCTGCGAGTTCTGAACATAGTTCAACAGAAAGGATTGCCGAGGCGTTGTTGGGTGAGGCTAGATCACAGCGTACGAAAGACAACACATCTATAATTTTCTTAGATTTTGACGTATACGATTCTTGTAAACGTGACGATGTATAG